A stretch of Fusarium poae strain DAOMC 252244 chromosome 2, whole genome shotgun sequence DNA encodes these proteins:
- a CDS encoding hypothetical protein (SECRETED:SignalP(1-17)): MRNQFLTLLAVSTSVNATNPSLVPRQYCDPGHKLCAGGCVPSSYTCCAPAIVGACRPGTYCYTGQDNRPGCCPIGDTCLMGGSKSSDKPTATADELANTNEEPGTVDDGKGGPLDNSGLNEDIDLNPADYGPGGRYIGHGNSDPSTDYGPPDQYNNNGASDQYGGGGYGPPDQYNNNGASDQYGGGGYGQSDYSNNGASDQYGGGGYGQSDQYSNNGASDQYGGYGQPDQSGDYGYSEDTGEYEDHAVASNRIDGTVAYLVAIAIALLL; encoded by the coding sequence ATGAGAAACCAATTTCTCACTTTGTTGGCAGTTTCTACATCTGTCAATGCCACAAACCCTTCTCTCGTTCCTCGTCAGTATTGCGATCCAGGCCATAAATTATGCGCCGGTGGCTGCGTTCCATCTTCCTATACTTGCTGCGCCCCTGCTATTGTGGGTGCATGTCGACCTGGAACTTACTGCTACACCGGCCAGGACAACAGACCTGGCTGTTGCCCTATCGGTGATACCTGCCTCATGGGCGGTAGTAAGTCTTCTGATAAGCCCACTGCTACTGCGGATGAGCTTGCTAACACCAATGAAGAACCTGGTACCGTCGACGATGGAAAAGGTGGTCCCCTCGACAACTCAGGTTTGAACGAGGACATAGACTTGAACCCTGCGGACTATGGACCTGGAGGCCGGTACATAGGCCACGGAAATTCAGATCCGTCTACAGACTATGGACCTCCAGACCAGTACAACAACAACGGAGCTTCAGATCAGTATGGCGGCGGTGGCTACGGGCCACCAGACCAGTACAACAACAATGGAGCTTCAGACCAGtacggtggtggtggctaCGGACAGTCAGACTACAGCAACAACGGAGCTTCAGACCAGTACGGTGGCGGCGGCTACGGACAGTCAGACCAGTACAGCAACAACGGAGCCTCAGATCAGTACGGCGGCTACGGACAACCAGACCAGTCCGGCGACTATGGTTATAGTGAAGATACTGGCGAATATGAAGATCATGCAGTTGCCAGTAACCGAATCGACGGCACTGTCGCCTATCTCGTGGCGATCGCTATAGCTCTCCTCCTTTGA